In the Lates calcarifer isolate ASB-BC8 linkage group LG24, TLL_Latcal_v3, whole genome shotgun sequence genome, one interval contains:
- the pde1ca gene encoding dual specificity calcium/calmodulin-dependent 3',5'-cyclic nucleotide phosphodiesterase 1C isoform X2 — protein sequence MYRRTSNMTGFSYPPNVITVLKHVDMWSFDVFALNDASGDHALKFVFYELLTRYDLINRFKVPISALISFVDSLEVGYSKYKNPYHNLMHAADVTQTIHYFLLKTGIVHWLTELEIFAIIFAAAIHDFEHTGTTNNFHIQTRSDTAMLYNDRAVLENHHVSAAYRLLQNDDEMNILSNLSKDDWRELRTLVVEMVLATDMSCHFQQIKAMKGLLQQPEAIDKPKALSLLLHTADISHPAKRWELHHHWTTSLLEEFFRQGDKEAELGLPFSPLCDRKSTMVAQSQIGFIDFIVEPTFTVLTEMIEKIVTPLIEEASRSGLTGFRHSSINSISGSDGKHSSVKSTGSDGSCSLTTVDFKSFKVTWNQEIHHNRELWKAQAAKDVKIRKEGEEDGQKKKETEEEKKPRTVDGANTGQEEAGDRPQQEEQQPKKGEGDKNPGRAVGSLQGSDPNDADKRKPESHTDKQQRQSQNDPQPDCPLIHCYKRPSYCASSYRLVRSKVTEMRPIDARGKARRLQRISLRRRK from the exons ATGTACAGACGAACCTCCAACATGACTGGTTTCAGTTATCCTCCaaatgtcatcactgttctcaag CATGTAGACATGTggtcctttgatgtttttgcaTTGAATGATGCCAGCGGAGACCACGCTCTGAAATTTGTCTTCTATGAACTACTCACCAGATACGACTTGATCAATCGTTTCAAG GTCCCCATCTCTGCCCTCATATCATTTGTGGACTCGTTGGAGGTGGGCTACAGCAAATACAAGAACCCCTACCACAACCTGATGCATGCTGCCGACGTCACACAGACCATCCATTACTTCCTTCTCAAGACTGGCATAGTG CACTGGCTAACTGAGTTGGAAATCTTTGCCATAATCTTTGCAGCTGCCATCCATGACTTTGAACATACAGGGACCACCAATAACTTTCATATTCAGACCAG GTCAGACACAGCCATGTTGTACAATGACCGAGCCGTTCTGGAGAACCACCATGTCAGTGCTGCCTATCGCCTTCTACAGAACGATGACGAAATGAACATCCTCTCTAATCTTTCCAAAGATGACTGGAG AGAGCTGCGGACTCTGGTAGTGGAGATGGTGCTGGCCACTGACATGTCGTGCCACTTCCAGCAGATCAAAGCCATGAAAGGCCTTTTGCAACAGCCTGAGGC GATTGACAAACCAAAGGCCTTATCCCTGCTTCTGCACACCGCTGACATCAGCCACCCAGCCAAACGCTGGGAACTTCATCACCACTGGACCACATCCCTACTAGAGGAGTTCTTCAGACAG GGTGATAAAGAAGCAGAGCTGGGTCtacctttctctcctctctgtgacCGCAAATCCACCATGGTGGCCCAGTCCCAAATCG GATTCATCGACTTCATTGTGGAGCCAACGTTCACAGTACTGACGGAAATGATCGAGAAGATTGTGACGCCGCTCATCGAGGAGGCGTCTCGCTCTGGATTGACGGGCTTCAGGCACTCTAG TATCAACAGTATTAGTGGCAGTGATGGCAAACATTCCAGTGTGAAGAGTACAGGCTCAGACggcagctgctctctgaccaCAGTGGACTTCAAAAGCTTCAAGGTCACATGGAACCAAGAGATTCATCACAACAGAGAATTATGGAAAGCCCAGGCAGCTAAAG ATGTAAAGAtcaggaaggagggagaggaggatggtcaaaaaaagaaggaaacagaagaggagaaaaagccAAGAACTGTTGACGGAGCCAACACGGGACAGGAGGAGGCGGGGGACAGGCCGCAGCAGGAGGAGCAACAGCCTAAAAAGGGGGAAGGAGACAAAAATCCAGGAAGGGCTGTGGGCTCCTTGCAGGGATCAGACCCAAATGACGCAGACAAGAGGAAACCTGAGAGCCACACAGATAAGCAGCAGCGGCAGAGTCAGAATG aCCCTCAACCTGACTGTCCTCTAATCCATTGCTACAAGAGACCCAGCTACTGTGCCAGCTCCTACCGGCTggtcaggtcaaaggtcactgagaTGCGGCCCATCGATGCCAGAGGAAAAGCCAGGAGACTGCAGCGCATCTCCCTGCGTCGCAGAAAGTGA